A genomic stretch from Kineosporia corallincola includes:
- a CDS encoding DUF1996 domain-containing protein has product MPGWAGEWTARRALTAVLLTALFVAVAAVVPVLIQPGDPQANPVAGTPTTTAPVASGTLVTSPSPSTIGSPTPARTRSPFLLRPAVSARPVGNPPRAVYQEFPSTCALVRSTATAPVQGTGTLGADGYDVFGSTTKTLASPGTTPSGTTSCLNPGDRSVYWVPSLAQGGDKIVPESFEVLYKGTVDDYTSVQAFPAGLRILTGGVGAAPSSAAESRVSWSCTGYDATSLPPASVCAPGDRLIARIAAPGCWDGRHLDVPGHRSHLAWAASGGCPATHPVVIPTLLVRVVYPIDTTRPVRVPGLAQQEFGFGAVTGWQPKTLKTLVKDCVNAGRHCGADGRPD; this is encoded by the coding sequence GTGCCGGGCTGGGCCGGGGAATGGACGGCGCGCCGCGCCCTGACAGCGGTGCTGCTGACGGCGTTGTTCGTGGCGGTGGCCGCGGTGGTGCCGGTGCTGATCCAGCCCGGCGACCCGCAGGCGAACCCCGTAGCGGGAACCCCGACCACGACCGCACCGGTGGCCTCCGGCACGCTGGTCACGAGCCCCTCGCCGTCCACCATCGGCTCGCCCACCCCCGCACGCACCCGCTCGCCGTTCCTGCTGCGCCCGGCCGTGAGCGCCCGGCCGGTGGGGAACCCGCCCCGGGCGGTGTACCAGGAGTTCCCCAGCACCTGCGCCCTGGTGCGTTCCACGGCCACAGCGCCCGTCCAGGGAACGGGCACGCTGGGCGCGGACGGGTACGACGTGTTCGGCAGCACCACGAAAACCCTCGCGAGCCCCGGCACCACACCCTCCGGGACGACGTCGTGCCTGAACCCGGGGGACCGCTCGGTGTACTGGGTGCCGTCGCTGGCGCAGGGCGGTGACAAGATCGTGCCGGAGTCGTTCGAGGTGCTCTACAAGGGCACGGTGGACGACTACACCAGCGTGCAGGCGTTCCCGGCGGGCCTGCGGATCCTGACCGGCGGCGTGGGAGCGGCACCCTCGTCGGCGGCGGAGAGCCGGGTGTCCTGGTCGTGCACCGGATACGACGCGACGAGTCTGCCGCCGGCGTCGGTGTGCGCCCCCGGGGACCGGCTGATCGCCCGGATCGCGGCGCCCGGCTGCTGGGACGGCCGCCACCTCGACGTCCCCGGGCACCGATCGCACCTGGCCTGGGCGGCGTCGGGAGGATGCCCGGCCACGCACCCGGTGGTCATCCCGACGCTGCTGGTGCGGGTGGTCTACCCGATCGACACCACCCGCCCGGTCCGGGTGCCCGGCCTGGCCCAGCAGGAGTTCGGGTTCGGCGCGGTCACCGGCTGGCAGCCGAAGACACTGAAGACCCTGGTGAAGGACTGCGTCAACGCCGGCCGGCACTGCGGGGCCGACGGGCGCCCCGACTGA
- a CDS encoding DUF1996 domain-containing protein, translated as MRRRFTVTGGVIGVALTAVLIATAGGVPAFSAEKAAATHHGHTAGPTGTHTTTSTSTGTSTGTGTADSTDGSTDGSAGSTATATVSTGDASDHDMPGMSAAPDYGPNLDPGESDTVSPPVQGIAPDPDFAPGPDVSTHHEFQANCYMSHHAADDPIVYPGMAGKSHMHTFMGSDTTDADTTTGSLRSGGTSCITPGDKSGYWHPSVYDGDRLVTTEYKQTIYYKSGVSDYRTVRAFPQGLRFVVGSPTQTQEEFRNHPGTVEGWECGDSANNFEIPAHCAEGSYLNIRMQAPSCWDGVHLDSADHKSHMAYPVTEGYRKVCPADHPVAVPMIEFKMAFDVSGDMSDVHLSSGTDWSWHYDFFNGWDAPTLAALVEHCIDGGLQCDPRGFDLYKPERGAALDENYELAG; from the coding sequence GTGAGACGACGCTTCACCGTGACCGGCGGCGTGATCGGCGTGGCCCTGACGGCGGTACTGATCGCCACCGCCGGTGGGGTGCCCGCCTTCAGCGCCGAGAAGGCCGCCGCGACCCACCACGGCCACACCGCCGGGCCCACCGGCACCCACACCACCACGAGCACGAGTACGGGCACGAGTACGGGCACTGGCACGGCTGATTCGACGGATGGTTCAACGGATGGTTCGGCTGGTTCGACGGCCACGGCGACCGTGTCCACCGGCGACGCGAGCGACCACGACATGCCCGGGATGAGCGCCGCCCCGGACTACGGACCGAACCTCGACCCCGGCGAGTCCGACACCGTCTCCCCACCCGTGCAGGGCATCGCACCCGACCCGGACTTCGCGCCCGGCCCGGACGTCTCCACGCACCACGAGTTCCAGGCCAACTGCTACATGAGCCATCACGCCGCCGACGACCCGATCGTCTACCCCGGCATGGCCGGCAAGTCGCACATGCACACGTTCATGGGCTCCGACACCACCGACGCCGACACCACCACCGGCTCGCTGCGCTCGGGCGGCACCAGCTGCATCACCCCCGGCGACAAGTCCGGGTACTGGCACCCCTCGGTCTACGACGGCGACCGGCTCGTCACCACCGAGTACAAGCAGACGATCTACTACAAGTCCGGGGTTTCCGACTACCGCACGGTGCGGGCGTTCCCGCAGGGCCTGCGGTTCGTCGTCGGCAGCCCCACACAGACCCAGGAGGAGTTCCGCAACCACCCCGGCACCGTGGAGGGCTGGGAGTGCGGCGACAGCGCCAACAACTTCGAGATCCCCGCCCACTGCGCCGAGGGCAGCTACCTGAACATCCGCATGCAGGCCCCCAGCTGCTGGGACGGCGTGCACCTGGACTCCGCCGACCACAAGAGCCACATGGCCTACCCGGTGACCGAGGGATACCGCAAGGTCTGCCCCGCCGACCATCCCGTCGCCGTGCCGATGATCGAGTTCAAGATGGCGTTCGACGTCTCCGGCGACATGAGTGACGTGCACCTGTCCAGCGGCACCGACTGGAGCTGGCACTACGACTTCTTCAACGGCTGGGACGCCCCCACCCTGGCCGCCCTGGTCGAGCACTGCATCGACGGCGGGCTCCAGTGCGACCCGCGCGGTTTCGACCTGTACAAGCCCGAGCGCGGCGCGGCGCTGGACGAGAACTACGAACTCGCCGGCTGA
- a CDS encoding DUF6458 family protein, whose amino-acid sequence MYIGGGIALLVVGGILSFGVRDRVSDLDLTAIGWILMAGGVLAIVLSLVLNRQRTNTSHTEVVERRNTGNPPAPPL is encoded by the coding sequence GTGTACATAGGTGGTGGGATCGCGTTGCTGGTGGTGGGTGGGATCCTGAGTTTCGGTGTGCGGGACCGGGTGAGCGATCTGGATCTGACGGCGATCGGCTGGATCCTGATGGCGGGTGGGGTGCTGGCGATCGTGTTGTCGCTGGTGCTGAACAGGCAGCGGACGAACACGTCGCACACCGAGGTGGTGGAGCGCCGGAACACGGGGAATCCGCCGGCGCCTCCGTTGTGA
- a CDS encoding DUF397 domain-containing protein, producing MSATGINLLSNDDESLNWRKSSFSAINGNCVEVAFRGAGDVAVRDSKAKGLGPVLNFSNDAWTAFLDGIASGEMHGA from the coding sequence ATGTCCGCAACCGGGATCAACCTGCTGAGTAATGACGACGAGTCGCTGAACTGGCGGAAGTCCTCCTTCAGCGCCATCAACGGCAACTGCGTCGAGGTCGCCTTCCGCGGCGCCGGCGACGTGGCCGTGCGCGACAGCAAGGCCAAAGGTCTCGGCCCGGTGCTGAACTTCAGCAACGACGCGTGGACGGCATTCCTCGACGGCATCGCCTCCGGGGAGATGCACGGCGCCTGA
- a CDS encoding NUDIX hydrolase — protein MIAMDKVAWIHLNEGTVLSTRSRGKDVFYLPGGKREAGESDVDTLVREVREELSVAIVAASAVHVGTFEAQAHGFEPGALIRMACYSAEYRGVLRADHEIEDVVWLGYADRDRVAPVDQVVFDRLRAAGVLD, from the coding sequence ATGATCGCCATGGACAAGGTCGCCTGGATTCATCTGAACGAGGGCACGGTTCTGAGTACGCGCTCCCGGGGCAAGGACGTGTTCTATCTGCCGGGCGGCAAGCGTGAGGCGGGTGAGAGCGACGTGGACACGCTGGTGCGTGAGGTCCGGGAGGAACTGAGCGTCGCGATCGTGGCGGCGAGCGCTGTGCACGTGGGCACGTTCGAGGCTCAGGCTCATGGGTTCGAGCCGGGGGCGCTGATTCGGATGGCCTGTTACTCGGCTGAGTACCGGGGTGTTCTCCGGGCGGATCATGAGATCGAGGATGTGGTGTGGCTGGGGTATGCGGACCGGGATCGGGTGGCTCCGGTGGATCAGGTCGTGTTCGATCGTCTGCGGGCGGCCGGCGTGCTGGACTGA
- a CDS encoding response regulator — MTIRVAVVDDNPMVRAGLRAMLELDGMSVVAEAADGNAALDAARAYHPDVTLLDYRMPVADGLSVLPRLADLTRVLLLTSDDSHEVITGALAQGASGFLTHTTLEAGELLSAVRAVAAGQGWLAPVAAAVAVRQLRERAERESAARIRFDLTRRERELMDLLVRGLTNAQIAAQLVLSEKTVKNHLNHVYAKLGVGHRTQAVARWQGRA; from the coding sequence ATGACGATCAGGGTCGCGGTGGTCGACGACAACCCGATGGTGCGCGCCGGGCTGCGCGCCATGCTCGAGCTGGACGGCATGAGCGTGGTGGCCGAGGCCGCCGACGGCAACGCCGCCCTCGACGCCGCCCGCGCCTACCACCCCGACGTCACCCTCCTCGACTACCGCATGCCCGTGGCCGACGGCCTGTCGGTGCTGCCCCGCCTGGCCGACCTGACCCGCGTGCTGCTGCTCACCTCCGACGACAGCCACGAGGTGATCACCGGCGCCCTGGCCCAGGGCGCCAGCGGCTTCCTCACCCACACCACCCTGGAGGCCGGTGAACTGCTGAGCGCCGTGCGCGCGGTCGCCGCCGGGCAGGGCTGGCTGGCCCCGGTCGCCGCCGCCGTGGCCGTGCGGCAGCTGCGTGAGCGCGCCGAACGCGAGTCCGCCGCCCGCATCCGCTTCGACCTCACCCGCCGCGAGCGCGAGCTCATGGACCTGCTCGTGCGGGGCCTGACGAACGCCCAGATCGCCGCGCAGCTGGTGCTGTCGGAGAAGACCGTGAAGAACCATCTCAACCACGTCTACGCCAAGCTCGGGGTCGGGCACCGTACCCAGGCGGTGGCCCGCTGGCAGGGCCGGGCCTGA
- a CDS encoding tyrosine-type recombinase/integrase gives MFDSQLEPVEVPDEFLVGTGDVWPHFVRAWLIAQRAQNTVKTYATAELQWRGFCGARSLHPLEARRGDVDDWRQQIAASGGFHGRPASANTIRLKLAAVSSLYAYLVGEDILASSPAAHIKRPRGGDFSATAALDSVQAARFLAAAEGVGALAYVAMRILLGRGLRATELVSLDVADVREHFGHVTLTVTHKGGRRQELPLSPGTGHLVSEYVGGRTGGPLLVNAQGGRLSYWDLYNLTVRVSRRARVGLDVTPHVLRASHATIYLDQAGAQIDRLQDGLGHASLNNTKAYDRGAGTLSRLASVATAVEDAFLAG, from the coding sequence GTGTTCGATTCTCAGCTGGAGCCGGTGGAGGTGCCCGACGAGTTCCTGGTCGGGACCGGGGACGTGTGGCCGCATTTCGTGCGGGCCTGGCTGATCGCGCAGCGGGCGCAGAACACGGTGAAGACGTATGCGACGGCGGAGTTGCAGTGGCGGGGGTTCTGCGGGGCCCGGTCGCTGCACCCGCTGGAGGCGCGGCGGGGTGATGTGGACGACTGGCGGCAGCAGATCGCCGCGAGCGGGGGTTTCCACGGCCGGCCGGCGTCGGCGAACACGATCCGGCTGAAGCTGGCGGCGGTGTCGTCTTTGTACGCGTACCTGGTGGGTGAGGACATTCTGGCCTCCTCCCCCGCCGCGCACATCAAGCGTCCGCGCGGTGGTGACTTCTCGGCGACGGCTGCGCTGGACAGTGTGCAGGCGGCGAGGTTCTTGGCGGCGGCCGAGGGGGTCGGTGCGCTGGCGTACGTGGCGATGCGGATCCTGCTGGGGCGGGGGCTGCGGGCGACGGAGCTGGTGAGCCTGGACGTGGCCGACGTGCGCGAGCATTTCGGGCACGTCACGCTCACCGTCACGCACAAGGGTGGACGGCGTCAGGAGCTGCCCCTGTCCCCCGGTACCGGGCATCTGGTGTCGGAGTACGTCGGCGGGCGCACGGGTGGGCCGTTGCTGGTGAATGCGCAGGGTGGGCGGTTGAGTTACTGGGATCTGTACAACCTGACGGTGCGGGTGTCCCGTCGGGCGCGGGTGGGGCTGGATGTGACGCCGCATGTGCTGCGGGCGTCGCACGCGACGATTTACCTGGATCAGGCGGGGGCGCAGATCGATCGTCTTCAGGACGGTCTGGGGCATGCGAGCCTGAACAACACGAAGGCGTACGACCGGGGTGCGGGGACGTTGTCGCGGTTGGCGAGTGTGGCGACGGCGGTGGAGGACGCTTTTCTGGCGGGGTGA
- a CDS encoding MFS transporter codes for MSTFPAHSSPPTVDVVAELPWAGHALGSGSYRRIVVALLCAGVATFTALYSPQGVLPLVAGSMRVSEAQSALLVSAGTIGLAVGVLPWSWVADRVGRLPAMKAALVASTVFGLAWIVFPGFEGALVLRVLQGVALGGVPGLAITYLHDEVRPAEAAVAAGTYVSGTTLGGIAGRLVAGPIGQAWGWRWGVFTAWAVATVAAVAFAVIAPQARGFVRARGTSAADVARSALGHLRDAGMLVLYAQAFLLMGGLVAVYNFLGFRLEAAPFGMSAGVVSLLFLAYLSGTFCSRQAGILAMRFGRRPVITGMASLMAVGALLTLVNDLVSIVAGLVVLTGGFFGSHAIASGWVGARASRGRAQAAALYTLFYYLGSSVIGWGGGLVFESWAWAGIVLLVIGLALGAIALAVASAGWLREPAEAH; via the coding sequence ATGAGCACGTTCCCGGCGCATTCGTCCCCTCCGACCGTTGATGTCGTTGCCGAGCTGCCCTGGGCGGGTCACGCCCTGGGGTCCGGCTCGTACCGCCGGATCGTGGTGGCGCTGTTGTGTGCGGGGGTGGCGACGTTCACCGCGCTGTACTCGCCGCAGGGGGTGCTGCCGCTGGTGGCGGGGTCGATGCGGGTGTCGGAGGCGCAGTCGGCGTTGCTGGTGTCGGCGGGCACGATCGGCCTGGCGGTGGGGGTGCTGCCGTGGTCGTGGGTGGCGGACCGGGTGGGGCGGTTGCCGGCGATGAAGGCCGCGCTGGTGGCCTCGACGGTGTTCGGTCTGGCGTGGATCGTGTTCCCGGGTTTTGAGGGGGCTCTGGTGCTGCGGGTGCTTCAGGGGGTGGCGCTGGGTGGGGTGCCGGGGCTGGCGATCACGTATCTGCACGACGAGGTGAGGCCGGCCGAGGCGGCGGTGGCGGCGGGGACGTACGTGTCCGGCACGACGCTGGGCGGGATCGCGGGGCGGCTGGTGGCGGGCCCGATCGGTCAGGCGTGGGGGTGGCGCTGGGGTGTGTTCACGGCCTGGGCGGTGGCGACGGTGGCGGCCGTGGCGTTCGCCGTGATCGCGCCGCAGGCGCGGGGTTTCGTGCGGGCGCGGGGTACGAGTGCCGCCGACGTGGCGCGCAGTGCGCTGGGGCATCTGCGGGACGCCGGGATGCTGGTGCTGTACGCGCAGGCGTTCCTGCTGATGGGTGGCCTGGTGGCGGTGTACAACTTCCTGGGTTTCCGGCTGGAGGCGGCGCCGTTCGGGATGTCTGCGGGGGTGGTGTCGCTGCTGTTCCTGGCGTATCTGTCCGGGACCTTCTGCTCGCGGCAGGCGGGGATCCTGGCGATGCGGTTCGGCCGGCGGCCGGTGATCACCGGGATGGCGTCGCTGATGGCGGTGGGTGCGCTGCTGACGCTGGTGAACGACCTGGTGTCGATCGTGGCCGGGCTGGTGGTGCTGACCGGTGGGTTCTTCGGGTCGCACGCGATCGCCTCGGGCTGGGTGGGGGCGCGGGCGAGCCGGGGTCGGGCGCAGGCCGCGGCCCTGTACACGCTCTTCTACTACCTGGGTTCGAGCGTGATCGGGTGGGGTGGCGGCCTGGTGTTCGAGAGCTGGGCCTGGGCGGGGATCGTGCTGCTGGTGATCGGGCTGGCGCTGGGGGCGATCGCGCTGGCGGTGGCCTCGGCCGGCTGGTTGCGGGAGCCGGCCGAGGCGCACTGA
- a CDS encoding sensor histidine kinase, protein MPPRSRELIEPRRWVSGATESIAGLCQFVLLLRLGATLMLVVAAVLIDPEPGRLLLGTLVAAGVTAVELTVLVRRPVSVVHRWGFVTVELAAGAAIVALMQGGPVFFSFSCGSAAVAGVVAGARAWPVWVAQTVAAYAVVAWIIRLDDVPAALAVYLSGVPTLYVLTGLAAATARTAVLRHVHLARSALDAIERSAVAAERTRLARELHDSVEKTLRGISLAASTLPEALARRPQLAAGLARTVAEGARTAADEARELLGMLRADDLDATLAQAMENACQDWSARTGLPVSTDLTDVAAGLPVRHEVLRIVREALGNVHRHARASRAWVDLTVDGSRLRLTIRDDGQGFTVPGDLTDLSADGHYGLVGMAERAQQIGGRLRVWSGPDLGTVGGTQVVLWAPTGTSDAFDASAVPGAPGDRAGA, encoded by the coding sequence GTGCCCCCACGCTCCCGCGAGCTGATCGAGCCCCGGCGCTGGGTGAGCGGCGCGACCGAGAGTATCGCCGGTCTGTGCCAGTTCGTGCTGCTGCTGCGGCTGGGCGCCACGCTCATGCTGGTCGTCGCCGCCGTGCTGATCGACCCCGAGCCGGGCCGGCTGCTCCTGGGCACCCTGGTCGCGGCCGGCGTCACCGCGGTGGAGCTGACCGTGCTGGTGCGCCGGCCGGTTTCCGTCGTCCACCGTTGGGGTTTCGTGACCGTGGAGCTGGCCGCGGGTGCCGCGATCGTGGCCCTCATGCAGGGCGGCCCGGTGTTCTTCTCGTTCTCCTGCGGGTCCGCGGCCGTGGCCGGGGTGGTGGCCGGTGCCCGGGCCTGGCCGGTCTGGGTGGCGCAGACCGTCGCCGCGTACGCCGTGGTCGCCTGGATCATCCGCCTCGACGACGTGCCCGCCGCCCTGGCCGTGTACCTGTCCGGGGTGCCGACCCTCTACGTGCTGACGGGTCTGGCGGCGGCCACCGCCCGTACCGCCGTGCTCCGTCACGTCCATCTGGCCCGGTCCGCGCTGGACGCGATCGAGCGGTCGGCCGTGGCCGCCGAGCGCACCCGCCTGGCCCGGGAGCTGCACGACTCCGTGGAGAAGACACTGCGGGGCATCTCGCTGGCCGCCAGCACCCTGCCCGAGGCGCTCGCGCGGCGTCCCCAGCTGGCGGCCGGCCTGGCCCGCACGGTGGCCGAGGGCGCCCGTACGGCCGCCGACGAGGCCCGCGAGCTGCTGGGCATGCTGCGCGCCGACGACCTGGACGCCACACTCGCCCAGGCCATGGAGAACGCCTGCCAGGACTGGTCCGCCCGCACCGGGCTGCCGGTGAGCACCGACCTCACCGACGTGGCCGCCGGCCTGCCGGTCCGGCACGAGGTGCTGCGGATCGTGCGCGAGGCCCTGGGGAACGTGCACCGTCATGCCCGGGCCAGCCGGGCCTGGGTCGACCTCACTGTGGACGGCTCCCGGCTACGGCTGACGATCCGGGACGACGGACAGGGCTTCACCGTTCCCGGTGATCTCACCGACCTGTCCGCCGACGGCCACTACGGGCTGGTCGGGATGGCCGAGCGCGCCCAGCAGATCGGCGGGCGCCTGCGGGTGTGGTCCGGTCCCGATCTGGGGACCGTGGGCGGCACCCAGGTCGTGCTGTGGGCCCCCACCGGTACTTCCGACGCCTTCGACGCCTCTGCGGTGCCGGGCGCGCCGGGAGATCGCGCCGGAGCATAG
- a CDS encoding GNAT family N-acetyltransferase, translated as MVISVDDLSDPQVVALLEGHVAQMREVSPPESVHALDVQALKGPEITFWAARDGDEVVGCVALKRLDDEHAELKSMRTLPSRLRQGIAGQLLRHAVRQARAAGYGRLSLETGNEDFFEPARTLYARYGFAPAEPFADYTHDPNSAYFTLRL; from the coding sequence CTGGTGATTTCGGTGGACGATCTGTCCGACCCGCAGGTGGTGGCCCTGCTGGAGGGGCACGTGGCGCAGATGCGGGAGGTGTCCCCGCCGGAGAGCGTGCACGCGCTCGACGTGCAGGCGCTGAAAGGCCCGGAGATCACGTTCTGGGCCGCGCGGGACGGCGACGAGGTGGTCGGCTGCGTGGCCCTGAAGCGGCTGGACGATGAGCACGCCGAGCTGAAGTCGATGCGCACGCTGCCGTCCCGGCTGCGGCAGGGCATCGCCGGGCAGTTGCTGCGGCACGCGGTGCGCCAGGCTCGCGCGGCCGGGTACGGGCGGCTGAGCCTGGAGACCGGCAACGAGGACTTCTTCGAGCCGGCCCGCACCCTGTACGCGCGCTACGGGTTCGCGCCGGCGGAGCCGTTCGCCGACTACACCCACGACCCGAACAGCGCGTACTTCACGCTCAGGCTGTGA
- a CDS encoding LysR family transcriptional regulator produces the protein MLSALPLVVAVADTGGVSAAADELGVPQSTVSRGIARLEKELGHTLLDRDGRGVRLTPTGQDFATTARRALDLVTDALIQLHDDAARRDNTVSIVFQNSLGRAVIPALVKALVTRRPGTHVDLRQGGRSFCLAEFTTGTADVVLVSPPPDPTPDLRTVSLYTEHLVLAVPRTHRFVTRSTIRLTELEGETTLALAPAYGLRGITDTLLRDAGVRVNIAFEGEEVQTLRGLVAAGLGIAIVPPLGPTPDVVEIPIDDPRATRELAASWHTTHPPTPALKALTDVIDSPYLMWLPDHPQ, from the coding sequence GTGCTGTCCGCCCTGCCCCTCGTCGTCGCCGTCGCCGACACCGGCGGAGTCTCCGCGGCGGCCGACGAACTCGGCGTCCCCCAGTCCACCGTCAGCCGTGGAATCGCCCGCCTGGAGAAAGAACTCGGCCACACCCTCCTCGACCGCGACGGCCGCGGCGTCCGCCTCACCCCCACCGGCCAGGACTTCGCCACCACCGCCCGCCGCGCCCTCGACCTCGTCACCGACGCCCTCATCCAGCTCCACGACGACGCCGCCCGCCGCGACAACACCGTCTCCATCGTCTTCCAGAACTCCCTCGGCCGGGCCGTCATCCCCGCCCTGGTCAAAGCCCTCGTCACCCGCCGCCCCGGCACCCACGTCGACCTCCGCCAGGGCGGCCGCAGCTTCTGCCTCGCCGAATTCACCACCGGCACCGCCGACGTCGTCCTCGTCTCACCACCCCCCGACCCGACCCCCGACCTGCGCACTGTCAGCCTCTACACCGAACACCTCGTCCTCGCCGTACCCCGAACCCACCGATTCGTCACCCGCAGCACCATCCGACTCACCGAACTCGAAGGCGAAACCACCCTCGCCCTCGCCCCCGCCTACGGCCTGCGCGGCATCACCGACACCCTCCTGCGCGACGCCGGCGTACGCGTCAACATCGCCTTCGAGGGAGAAGAGGTCCAGACCCTGCGCGGACTCGTCGCCGCAGGCCTCGGCATCGCCATCGTCCCCCCGCTCGGACCCACCCCCGACGTCGTCGAGATCCCCATCGACGACCCCCGCGCCACCCGCGAACTCGCCGCCTCCTGGCACACCACGCACCCACCCACGCCGGCCCTCAAAGCCCTCACCGACGTCATCGACTCGCCCTACCTCATGTGGCTGCCCGACCACCCCCAATGA
- a CDS encoding NUDIX domain-containing protein produces the protein MTAQHQRLAAYGVCVREEQLLLARWASPDRTRHHWTLPGGKVEHAEDPLDAVVREVAEETGFEARVERLLGVDSRTGQVGVRRPGRGVMHHVGVFYRVGIVGGALRNEVNGSTDQARWFPLEQVPELERSVVIDIGLALHRTMPADGHVAPVPVGGLLRR, from the coding sequence ATGACAGCACAGCATCAGCGTCTTGCCGCCTACGGGGTCTGTGTGCGGGAGGAGCAACTTCTGCTGGCCCGCTGGGCCTCCCCCGACCGTACGCGTCATCACTGGACGCTTCCCGGCGGCAAGGTGGAGCACGCGGAGGATCCGCTGGACGCGGTGGTGCGTGAGGTGGCCGAGGAGACCGGGTTCGAGGCCCGGGTGGAGCGGCTGCTGGGGGTCGACTCGCGGACGGGGCAGGTCGGGGTGCGGCGTCCGGGGCGGGGCGTGATGCATCACGTGGGGGTGTTCTACCGGGTCGGGATCGTCGGTGGGGCTCTGCGCAACGAGGTGAACGGCTCGACCGATCAGGCTCGCTGGTTCCCGTTGGAGCAGGTGCCGGAGCTGGAGCGGTCGGTGGTGATCGACATCGGCCTGGCGCTGCACCGGACGATGCCGGCGGACGGGCACGTGGCCCCGGTGCCGGTGGGTGGGTTGCTGCGCCGCTGA
- a CDS encoding GNAT family N-acetyltransferase: MFTLRTATPDDIPAILEFWQTSAENAGRPQDSADALKSLLDRDPQALILAVDTDGHTLVGSVIAGFDGWRYHLYRLAVAPGHRRQGIATALIDHAENRFSALGATRSDAMVLDENVTAQSAWWARGYRVQEDWSRWVKPLH; this comes from the coding sequence GTGTTCACCCTCAGAACCGCGACCCCCGACGACATCCCCGCGATCCTCGAGTTCTGGCAGACCTCCGCCGAGAACGCCGGTCGGCCACAGGATTCCGCCGACGCCCTGAAGAGCCTCCTGGACCGCGACCCCCAGGCCCTGATCCTCGCCGTCGACACCGACGGCCACACCCTCGTCGGATCCGTCATCGCCGGATTCGACGGCTGGCGCTACCACCTCTACCGCCTGGCCGTGGCCCCCGGCCACCGCCGCCAGGGCATCGCCACCGCCCTCATCGACCACGCCGAGAACCGCTTCAGCGCCCTGGGCGCCACCCGCTCCGACGCCATGGTGCTCGACGAGAACGTGACCGCCCAGAGCGCCTGGTGGGCCCGCGGCTACCGCGTGCAGGAAGACTGGTCCCGCTGGGTCAAGCCCCTGCACTGA
- a CDS encoding NUDIX hydrolase, whose translation MQPDDLHTTITRLAADLTPHDEIAHQHRTITLDWLAGTQDIYRRAKPATPTPHLVSYFLLVDRPARSVLLCDHLKARLWLPTGGHVEPGEHPYATVEREITEELGITATPDPVHGRRPFLLTATQTRDTPENQHTDISFWFALAASTTQQLHPDPAEFAAIRWWPVNEIRATDPVRFDPHLGRALDALNLEA comes from the coding sequence ATGCAGCCGGACGACCTCCACACCACCATCACCAGACTCGCCGCAGACCTCACCCCACACGACGAGATCGCCCACCAGCACCGCACCATCACCCTCGACTGGCTGGCCGGCACCCAAGACATCTACCGCCGCGCCAAACCCGCCACCCCCACACCCCACCTCGTCTCCTACTTCCTCCTCGTCGACCGCCCCGCCCGCAGCGTCCTGCTCTGCGACCACCTCAAAGCCCGCCTCTGGCTCCCTACCGGCGGCCACGTCGAACCCGGCGAACACCCCTACGCCACCGTCGAACGAGAAATCACCGAAGAACTCGGCATCACCGCCACCCCCGACCCCGTCCACGGCCGCCGACCCTTCCTGCTCACCGCCACCCAGACCCGAGACACCCCCGAAAACCAGCACACCGACATCAGTTTCTGGTTCGCGCTCGCCGCCAGCACCACCCAGCAACTGCACCCCGACCCGGCCGAGTTCGCGGCCATCCGCTGGTGGCCGGTCAACGAGATCCGCGCCACCGACCCGGTCCGGTTCGACCCCCATCTGGGCCGCGCCCTCGATGCCCTGAATCTGGAGGCATGA